The genomic stretch TCCTTCCTGATGCCGAGCTTCAGCGAGACCGAGACCGCCCTGCAGGAGCTTTCCATCGCCTGAGCCAGGCGCCATGGTTCGCGCGATGGAACATCTGCCAGACCATATCCGCGCCCAGGCGCTCTCGCCCTTCCATGACTTGCTCGGCATCGAGATGCTGCACTGGGAGGAGGGCCTCGCCCGCCTCATCTGCGACCCCGGCCCGCAGCACGCCAACCGCTCGGGCATCGTGCATGGTGGCGTGATGCTGGCCCTGCTGGACCAGGTGAATGCCTTCGCCGGGCTCTATTGCCCCACAGCCGGCCGCAAGCGCCACGCCGTCACACTCGATCTCGACACGCGCTTCACCGGCCAGGGCAAGCTCGGCCACCGGCTGATCGCGGAGGGGCGGCTGGTCAGCGCCGGCCGCAACATCTTCTTCGCCCGTGGCGAGGTGAAGGACGAGGCGGGGAACCTCGTGGCCTTCGGCGCGTCCACGCATCGCTACCGGGCGGGCAGCCACACGCTGGAAGGCGTGCCGGCGGCGTGAGGCGCTGACCTACAGCCTCCTCTCCAGGAAGCGGCTGATCGGCGAGGCCTGATAGCCAGCGAAGGGGAGGCATTCCTGATAGCCGGCGCGGCGATACAGCGCCTCGCCCTCCAGGTTGCGGATGCCGACCTCCAGGCGCAGGAGCGCGATCCCGCGCCCGCGGGCCAGCGCCTCGGCGCCGCGCAGCAGGGCAAGTCCGACGCCCTTTTTCCGATGCGCCGGCTCCACCACCATGCGCTTCAACTCGGCCACGTCATCCGGCCCCTCGAAGACGGCGCAGCAGCCGACCGCGACGCCCGCCTGCCGCGCGACGAGAAGATGGATGCCCGGCGCGTCCAGCGTCGCGGGGTTCAGGCCGCGGCGGGGCTCGCCCGGGTAGAGCGCCGCCGCGATCTCGTCCGAGAGGCGCAGCAGCGCGGCCACTTCCGGCTGGCGCGGGATTTCCACAACAACCGTGACGCTCAATTCGCCGGCACCCAGACCCGAAAGGCCGAGCCCCCGCCGAGCTCACTCTCAATCGCCAACTGCCCGCGATGCCGCGTCAGGATGTGCTTGACGATGGCCAGCCCGAGCCCGGTATTCCCCGCCCCCCGGCCACGGCCCTTGTCCACCCGGTAGAAGCGTTCCGTCAGGCGGGGGATGTGTTCCTTCGCGATCCCCGGCCCGTCATCGCGCACGCTGAACGCCACGCCCTCCCGCGTGCCCAGCCGCGCCGCCTCGGCCGAGAGGCGCACCTCGGCCTGGGCATGGCGCAGCGCATTGTCCAGCAGGTTGCGCGCCACCTGGCCGAGCTGATCGGCATCGGCCGGGCTGGCGGTGAGGGGGCCCTCGGGCAGGGCCAGCACCAGGCGGATGCCGCGCGCGGCGTAAAGGGGTTCCATCGCCGCGGCTTCGGCGCGCAGCAGGCCCAGCAGCTCCGCCTCGCCCTCCGGCGGCTGATGCTCGCTGACCTCGACGCGGGAGAGGCCGAGCAGATCGTCAATCAGCCGGCGCATGCGCTCGGCCTGTTCGGCCATGATGCCGAGGAAGCGCTCCTGCGCGGCCGGATCATCGCGTGCCGGGCCGCGCAGGGTTTCGATGAAGCCCATCACGCTGGCCAGCGGCGTGCGCAATTCATGGCTGGCATTGGTGACGAAATCCACCCGCATGCGCTCCACCGCGCGCGCCGCCGTGCGGTCGGTCAGCATGATGACCAGGCAGCCGCCATCGGCCAGGGGCGGCTGCATGAGCAGCACCTGGCCCGAAAGCTCCCGCGTGACGGCGCCGGGCAGCACCAGCTCCACAGCCTGGGGCGTGTTCTCGGCCAGGCTGCGATCCATCGCCGCGGCCATCACGGGGTGGCGCAGCAGCGCGCCGAGATCCCCGCGCACCAGCCCCTCGGCCAGGCCAAACAGCCGCCGCGCGGCACGGTTGGCGCGCAGCGGGGCGCGATCCGCCGCGAGCACGATCAGCGGATCGGGCAGCGCTTCGACAATCGCCTCATCGGCGGCGCGCAGCTGCACCACCAGCGCCGCGCGGGTCTGCAGCGAGCGGGTGAGGCGGGCCAAACCCTCCTCGATTTCGCCGATGGCCGGCAGGCGCGGCGCCGGCAAGGGCGCGCTGAAGGGGCCCTGCTCCTCGGCGGCGCGGCGCAGCGCCGCATTCAGCCGCGCGACACCCGCCAGCCAATACCAGGCGAGCGTGAAGCCCGCCGCGAGGCAAAGCGCGAGGGCGCCCATCCCGACCAGCGGCGCCACTTCGCCCAGCGCGACCAGCGTGCCCAGCACGCCCACCGGGACGCCGGCGATGAGGGCAGTGGTCCCGGCCAGGCGGATGGGCGTCAGCTGCCGGGGCCTCCGGGCAGCGGGGCCGGCTGCACCAGCTCCGCCTCGCCCCCCTGCCGGATGGCGAAGACGGCGAGGCCACGGGTGATTCCGCCAGCCTCCAGCAGCCGCACCGGGCCATCGGCGCCCATGAAGGCGGCCCCGACCGGCGGCGCGCCCTCCCGCGCGGAGCGGGCGGCCAGCGCCACGGCGTCATAGGCGGCACCGGCAAGGCGCGGCGCGCGCTCGTTGAAGGCGGCGTCATATTGCGCATCGAAGCGCGCGCGGCCCACCGGATCGGGGCCGGGGAACCAGGCTCCGATCAGCGCGGGCTCATTGCCCAGGCTGCCATCCGTGACCCAGAGATTGGTGCCGAGCAGGCGCGGCGCTCCGGCCGGGAAGGCGGCGGCGATGGCATTGCCGGCCGCGCGCGCACCCGGGCCGCCATAGCCGATCAGCACCGCCTCGGGCGGGCTGGCCACAAGCTGCTGCGCCGTGGCGGCCATGTCACCGCGATTGGAGGAGAGCAGGATGAGCGGCGGCGGCGCGCCCAGGTTTTGCGCGGCGGCCCGCAGCGCCACGGCCAGGCGCTGGCCGAAGGCGTCGTCGGGCGCCATCAGCGCGAAGCGACGAAGCCCGCCCTCCGCGGCTGCGGCGATGATGCGGCGCACCTGCTGCGAGGGGGTGACGCCGAGCACCCAGACGCCCGTGCCGGCCTGCGTCTCATCCGAGGTGAAGGCAAAGACCGGCGCCCGGCCACGCGCCTCGCCCACGGCCTGGGCGGTTTCGGCCAGGGTCAGCGGCCCGGCCAGCGCCACGGCGCCATCCGCCAGCGCCGCCTGGGCCGCGCGGGCCGCGCCGGCGGGCGTGCCGCGTGTGTCGCGCGGCAGCATCTCGACACGGCGGTCGCCCTGGTCGAACAGCGCGAGCTGCGCGGCGTTCAGCATGGCCTGCCCCAGTGGAGCATTCCCCCCGGTCAGCGGCAGCAGGAGGCCGACGCGCAGCATGGGCCCCTCGGGCCGCGGTGTGCCGGCCGTCCAGGGCTGGATCCCTGCTTGCGGGCGGCGGAAATCCGGCCCTGGGGGTTGCGGGGCGCAGCCGATGAGAACAAGACACCCCACAAGCACCAGAGACCCAAGGTGCTTCAGACGCCGGGAGGCCAGGGCGACCCCCCATGGAATTTGACGACGCATCCCCAACACCTTCCTCCCCCCCGCCGGGCCTGACCCCGGGTTTGACACTCGTGGCCACGCCCATCGGCAACCTGGCGGATTTCTCGCCCCGCGCGCAGAAGGCCCTGGCCGAAGCCCGCGCCGTTCTGTGCGAGGATACGAGAGTAACCTCCAAACTGCTCGCGCGGCATAGCATTTCCACGACGCTGCTGGCTTTGCACGACCACAATGAGGAAAGCGAGGCCCCGCGTTTGGTTGCACGGCTTCTTGCGGGCGAAAACCTGGCCCTGGTCAGTGACGCGGGCACGCCGCTGGTGTCGGACCCCGGCTTCCGGCTGGTGCGGGCGGCGATCGCGGCGGGGGTGCATGTGACGGCGATCCCCGGCCCCAATGCGGCGGTGATGGCCCTCACCCTCTCCGGCCTGCCGCCGCATCCCTTTCTGTTCCACGGCTTCCTGCCGCCGAAAGCCGCCGCGCGCGCGGCGGAGATTTCGCGGATCGCCGGGATGGAGGCGGCCGGCCTCGCCACCACGTTGATCTTCTACGAAGCCCCGCACCGCGTGGCCGAGGCGCTGGCCGCCCTGGCCGAGGGGCTGGGCGCCGATCGTCCCGCCTGTGTCGCGCGCGAACTCACCAAGCGCTTCGAGGAGGTGCGGCGCGGCTCGCTCGCCGAACTCGCCGCGCATTATGCGGCGCATGAGGCCCGCGGCGAGGTGGTGCTCTGCGTGGGGCCGGCCCCGCCACCCGCCGAACCCACGGGCGATGCGCTGGATGCGGCGCTGAAATCCGCCATGGCGCGGATGACGCTGCGCGATGCGGCGGCCAGCGTGGCCGAGGCGACGGGCCTGCCGCGCAAGCGGGTCTATGCGCGAGCGCTCGAATTGGCCGGGGCCTGAAGGCTGGCGCCCAGAGTTGTTGCGGGTCCCGGGTTCTTGAAGGGTCGTGAGTTCCTGCGGGGTCGCTGAATTCTTGCGAGGTGGGGCATTCGGAGGATAATGCGGCGCGCGCCCCGCGCAGGGAGGTTTGCATGTCCTCACGCCGCCAATTGCTGCTCACTCCCTTCGCCGCCAGCGCCCTGGCCGGCAGCGCCCATGCCGAGGAGCGCAGCGCGCTCACCGGCACCTGGACGGTCACCGTGACCGGGGAGGAGCGCTTCCGCACCTGGATCGTGCAAGGCATCCAGGGGCAGGATCTGCAGAGCACCTATGGCTGGCACGATGGCCGCCAAGCCCCGGTGCGGGCGAGCCTGCAAGGACGGCCCGGCCAGCGCGCGCTCTTCATGATCACGCCCGCGAATTCGGAGATCGAGGCGCGGGAAGTGGCTCCTGGCCGATTCGAGGGAAGCTTCAAGACTGCGCGCGGGCGGAGCGCCACCATCAGCCTGGTGCGGGAGAGCGAGAGCACCACCCCGCCCGCCCAGCTTCCCACGGCCAGAACCGGGCGCTTTATCGTCTATATCGGTGCCCCGGATTGTCCGGCCTGCCGCCTCTTTGAAACACCTCTCTACATGGGCCATTACGAGCGCTCGCCGGAGGGGCGCGCCATCCCACTGCGCCGGATCACCGCCTATTCCTACCGGAACAACAAACAGGCTGATTGGCCGGCCGATCTCGCCTGGATGCCGGACCGCATCCGGCAGAACGGCACGCCGCTTTTCCTGGCGGTGAGCGGACGCAGCATCGTTCATTCCTGCTCCGGCCTGACCCGTTGGGAGGCGGATATGCTGCCGCTGGTGCGCCGTTGGGCCGGCATGGCCTGACGCTGAGGGATTTGCGCCAGGTTTTCGCCACCCGGCGCGAAATCCATGCCTCACCGATCCGGCATGGCGCCGTTGCTCCGCTGATACCCCGCCGGCAACTCCGCCACCACGCGCCGCCCCACCGCCACGGCCCCCGCCGGGATCGCGGCGAAAAGGTCCTTCTCGGCCTCGATCAGCGTGACACCGCCCAGGCGCCGCAAGCTGTTCCGGCCGATCCGGTCCCACAGCGCAGCCCCGCGCAGGGCGAAGCGCCAGGGCAAGGGCGGCACGAACAGGGCGGCATCGCGCCGCGTCACCCGGAAGAATTGCCGCTGGATCTGGCTTTCCACCTGGCCGCGTGAATAGGGCCGCCCCTGGCCGAAGGGCGTGTGGTCGAAGAGGGACCAGCTGCCCAGCCGATTCGGCACCACGACCAGCAGCCGCCCATCATCGCGCAGCACGCGCCAGCACTCCCGCAGCAGGGCATGGGCACTTTCGCTCGCTTCCAGCGCATGGACCAGCAGGATGCGATCCATGCAGCAATCGGCCAGCGGCAGATGCCGCTCCTGCACCCAGGCCGCGCCCCCCATGGGGCCCAGCCCTTCGGGCGTCATCGCGATGCGCCGCCCCGGCTTTTCCGGCCACAGGCCCAGATATGGCGCGGCCCAGCCGAGGCCCAGCACATCCAGCCCCTGCAACTCGGGCCAGAGGGTGGCCACCCGCGCGCCGATCAGCCGCGCCGCCACCCCGCCCAGGGGTGCGCGATAGAATTCCGGCAGCCCGTGGACCTCTCCGCTCATGCGGGGGATATAGGGCGGGACATCGCGCCAAGGGAGTGCCCCATGACCCTCACCGTCAAACCCATCCCCATCCTGGATGACAATTACGCCTGGTTCCTCCGCGACGAAGCCACCGGCATGACCGCCGTGATGGATGCCGCCGTGGTGGAGCCCATTGCGGATTTCTTGGCCGCCGAAGGGGGACGGCTCGATTGGCTGCTGATCACGCATCATCATGGCGACCACATCGCCGGCATTCCGGAACTGGCGAAGCGCTTCGGCGCGAAGATCGCCGGCCATGCCGGGGACGCGGCGCGCCTGCCGCCGCTCGATGTGGCGCTGAAGCCGGGGGACAGCTTCGCGCTCGGCGAATCGGTGGCCACCATCCTGGACAGCCCCGGCCATACGCGCGGGCACATCGCCTGGAGCTTCGCGGCCGACCACGCGCTGTTCAGCGGCGATACGCTGTTCGCCGCGGGGTGCGGGCGGCTGCTGGAAGGCAATGCGGCGGAGATGTTCGCATCCCTGGCCGCCTTCGCCGGCCTGCCGGACGCCACGCGGGTCTATTGCGGGCATGAATATACCCTCTCCAACATCCGCTTCGCGCTGACCGTAGAGCCGGACAACCTGGCCCTCATGGCCTATGCGGTGAAGGCCAAGGCGCAGCGCGATGCGGGGGAGCCCACCATCCCCACCACCCTGGGCCTGGAGCGCGCGGTGAATCCCTTCGTGCGGGCCAAGGATGTGGCCGAACTCGCGGCGCGGCGCGCCGGTAAGGATACGTTTCGATGAAGCTCCATTATTCCGCCGCCAGCCCCTTCGTCCGCAAGGTCGTCGCCGTGGCCCTGCACCACGCGATCCCGCTCGAGCGCGTGGCGAGCAACCCGCACGCAAGCCCGGCCGATCTCCTGGCCGACAATCCGCTTTCCAAGGTGCCGGCCCTGGTGACGGATGCGGGGCTGACGCTGCCTGACAGCCCGCTGATCTGCGAATATCTGGACAGCATCGGCCTCGCCACCAAGCTCTACCCGGCGGGCGAGGCACGCTGGCCCGCGCTGCGCCTGGCCGCCCTGGCCGATGGCATCCTCACCGCGGCGGTGCTGCGGCGCGGGCAATCCGTAATGCCGGCCGAAGACGCGCGCGCCGGCATCATCGCGCGGCAGAAGGCGGCAGTGATGCGCACGCTGGACCTGCTGGAGAGCGAAGGCGTGCCGGCCGGGCTGAATATCGGCACGCTCACCCTGGTCTGCGCGCTGGGCTACCTCGATTTCCGCTTCGGCGATGAGGATTGGCGCCAGGGCCGCCCGCAACTGACCGCGTTCTTCACATCGCAGATGGCCAATCCGATCTTCGCCGAGACGGTGCCCGTCGGGTGAAGCTGACCGATCCTGGCCTGGACCCACGCGCCCTGATCGCCGCCCTCGGCCTGCAGCCGCACCCTGAGGGCGGGCATTACCGCGAGATCTTCCGCCACGCGCCGCAGGATGGCTCGCGGGGCGAGAGCACGGCGATCTACTATCTGCTGGGCCCGGGCGAGAGCAGCCACTGGCACCGCGTCGATGCCGATGAGGGCTGGCACTGGTATGGCGGCGGCGCGCTGGCGCTGCGGCTTTCCGCCGGCACGGGGGGCCAGACCATCCATCTCGGCCCTGATCTGGCGGCCGGCCAGCGGCCCTTCGCCATGGTGCCGCGCGGCTGGTGGCAGGCGGCGGCACCGCTGGAGGGCTGGGTGCTGTGCGGCTGCACCGTGGCGCCGGCCTTTTCCTTCGCGGGCTTCGAGATGGCGCCGCCGGGATGGGAGCCGCCCTTGGATGATGCTGGAGGGGGTGGGGTTTGAGCCAAAGGGTAAGGGCCTCCGGCGGCTGGGGCCATTGGCCCCAGACCCCGTTTCTTGGCGCATCGCTGGCACGGCCCATGTGTCAGCCCACTGAATCAGATGGGGTCTGGGGCCGATGGCCCCAGCCGCCGGAGGCCCTTGCTGTTTTGCCCCCTACACTCCCATCCCCTGAACTGAACGGTTTTCTGAAATGAGGCGGACCTCCACCCCATGAGCACCTCTCTCGCCTGGGATGAACGCTACACCGGCGGCACCTTCCAGTTCGGCACCGCGCCGAATGAGTATCTCCGCGCGCAGGCCTGGCGCTTCCGCCCCGGCATGGCGACGCTGGCGCTGGGCGATGGCGAAGGGCGCAACGGCGTCTGGCTGGCCAAGCTCGGCCTGGCTGTCACAACGCTCGACTGGTCTTCCGTCGCCGTCGGCAAGGCGCAGGCCTTCGCCGATGCGCGCGGCGTCCCGCTGGATGCACGCCAGGCCGATGTCAGCCAATGGGACTGGCCCGAGGCGCAATATGACCTGATCGCCTGGATCTACCTGCATCTGCCGCCCGAGGACCGCGCCATCGCCACGGCCGGCTGCCTCCGCGCGCTGAAGCCGGGCGGAATGCTGGTGTTGGAATGCTTCTCACCCGCGCAGGAGGGGCGCCGTTCGGGCGGGCCCAAAATCCCCGCCCTGCTGTGGGACCGCGCCATCATCGAGCGCGAATTCGCCGGGCTGGAAGTGCTGGAACTGACCGAAGGTGCGGTGCGACTGGATGAAGGCCCAAGGCATCAGGGCCTGGCCGAAGTGGTGCGCTGCGTGCTGCGCAAGGGCTGAGTTCCAACGGCCCGGATTTCATGCCAGCCTCCCCGAAAATCACTCCGGGAGGAACCATGAACATCCAACGCCGCGCCCTGCTCGCTACGCCGATGCTGGCTACGCCCGCCGTCGCACAGGCTTTTCCCGCCCGCCCCATCCGCCTGATTGTCGGCTTCCCGCCGGGCGGTGGCTCCGACCTCGTGGCCCGGCCCATCGCGCAGCGCATGAGCGAAAGCCTGGGCCAGCCGGTGCTGGTAGAAAATCGTGGTGGCGCCAATGGCAATCTCGGCCTGGATGCGGTGGCGAAATCAGCGCCGGATGGCTACACCTTCGGCCATGTGAACAATGCGGTGATCGCGGTGAACCCGCTGCTCTATCGCAACCTGCCCTTCGATTCCGTGCGGGATTTCATGCCCATCGCGCTGGCCACCGTGGGCGGGCTGTTCTTCATGGTGCCGGCCGAGCTTGGCGTGCGCACCCTGCCGGAATTCGTCGCCATGGCGCGGGCGCGGCCGGGGCAGCTGAATTTCGGCTCGGCCGGCCAGGGTTCCATCACGCAGCTCGCCTTCGAGCTGTTCGCCCAGCAATCCGCGACGACCATCGAGGTGGTGCATTATCGCGGCAGCGCGCCTGCCTTGCAGGACATGCTGGGCGGCCGCGTGCAGTTCATGATTGACGGCATCAACCTGGCCAAGCCGCAGGTGGATGCGGGCCGCGTGCGCGCCATCGCCTTCCTGGGCGGCACCGAGCGGCACCCGCTGCTGCCCGATGTGCCGACAGCGGCCGAGCAAGGCATGCCCAACCTGGTGGTGCGCGGCTGGCAAGGCTTCGTCGGCCGCGCCGGTACGCCGGAGCCCATCCTGGAGGCCTTGCAGAACGCCATCCGTGATGCGGTGAATGACCCCGGCGTGCAGGGCATCTTCAACAGCCAGGGCATCATCCCGCGCTATCAGGACCGCGCCACCATGGGCCGACTGATCCGTGAGGAGACCGCCACCTGGCAGCCCATCATCCAGCGGCTGGGCCTGCGCCTCGATTGAGGATCAGTGGCGCCGGCCGAGATAGGCATCCAGCACGCGCTCATCATGCGCGAGATCGGCCGAGCGACCATCCATCAGCACCCGGCCATTTTCCATCACATAGGTGCGGTCGGTGACGGCGAGCGCATAGCTCGCCATCTGCTCCACCAGCAGGATGGAAAGCCCTTCCTTGTTCAGCGCGATCAGCACGGGGAAAAGCATGTCGAGGATCTTGGGGGCGAGACCCAGCGAGAGTTCATCAATCACCAGCAAGCGAGGGCGGGAGAGCAGGCCGCGGGCGATGGCCAGCATCTGCTGCTCGCCGCCCGACAGCGTGCCGGCCTGCTGGTCAATCCGCTCGCCCAAGCGGGGGAACATGGTCAGCGTCTTCTCGATATCCTCGGCGACGCCGCGCGGATCCTGCTTGATGCGCGAATAGGCGCCGAGCACGAGATTGTCCCGCACCGATTGATCCGCGAAGACCATGCGCCCCTCGGGCACCATGGCGAGGCCGCGCGCCACCATGCGATGGCTCGGCTCGCCCGTCGTATCGGCGCCGGCGAAGGAAACCGAGCCGCCCGCCGGCTTCACCACGCCAGTGATGGCGCGCAGCATGCTCGTCTTGCCCGCACCGTTGGAGCCGATGATGCCGACGAACTCGCCCTGCCCCACCTGGATATCCACGCCGCGCAAAGCCTCGATCCGGCCATAGGAGACGCGCAGGCCGGTGACGGTCAGGATCGGGTTCATGCCGCGCCCTCCCGGACCGGCAGCGCGCCCTGGCCGAAATAGGCCTCGATCACCTTGGGGTTGGACTGCACTTCGGAGACGGGGCCATCGGCGATGACCTCGCCGTAATCCAGCACGGTGACGCGGTCGGACACGGCCATGATCATGTCCACGTGATGCTCGACCAGGATCACCGTCATGCCGCGGTCTGCGAGGCCACGGATCAGCGCCACCAGATCGCCAATCTCGCCATGGGTGAGACCGGCGGCGGGCTCATCCAGCAGCAAAAGCTTGGGGCGCAGGGCAAGTGCGCGGGCGATTTCCAGGCGGCGCTGATGGCCGAAGGGCAGGTTGCCCGCCTGCTCATCGGCGAATTCCGAGAGACCCACGAAATCCAGCAGGCGCAGCGCTTCGGCACGCGCCGCGCGCTCCTCGCGGTGGAAACGCGGCAGGCGCAGCACCGTCTCGGCAAAGCCCGAACGGAAATGCGGATGCGCGCCGACCAGCACGTTTTCCAGCACGCTCATCTGCGTGAACAGCTCGGTATTCTGGAAGCTGCGCGCCACGCCGAGCCGCGCCAGCGCATAGGGCGCCGCATTGTTCAGCGCATTGCCGAACAGCGTCACCTTGCCCTCGCTCGCCTTGTAGAAGCCTGAGATCACGTTGAGCAGCGAGGATTTGCCCGCGCCATTGGGCCCAATCAGCGCATGCACCGTGCCCGCGCCGACTTCCATATTGACGTTGTTCACCGCCGTCAGCCCGCCAAAGCGGAGCGTGACGCCCTGGGCGATCAGCGTGGCCTGGCCCTGCTCATCGGGCCGTGCCGTCACCTGCTCCAGCCCCGGCCCCCAATTCGGCCAGGCGCCGGTCGCACGCGGGCGGGACTTGCTCATGACGCGAGCGCGCAAAGCCGAGAGTGAGCCGACAATCCCCTTCGGCATGACGAAGAGCACCAGCGCCAGCAGCAGCCCATAGCCGAAGGTCTGCCATTGCCCGAGGCCCTGGAGGAATTGCGTCGCCATGAAGAGCACCGAGGTGCCGATCAGCGGGCCAGCCATGGTGCCGGAGCCGCCGAGGATCACCATCAGCAGCAATTCGATGCTGGTGTTGAAGGTGAAGGTCTCATAATTCACGAAGAGCGCCAGATTGGCGAAGAGCCCGCCGCCCAGCCCCGCGAAACCGGCCGAGATCGAGAAGGCGAGCGTGCGGATGCCCACCACATTGATGCCCAGCGCCCGCGCCGCATTCTCGCTCTGCGCGGCAGCGCGCATGGCGCGGCCGTAGCGGCTGAAGGTGATGGCGTATTGCGCCCAGACCGCCAGCAGCAGGCAGGACAGGATCAGGTAGTAGTAGTTGAAGTTGGTCCGCCGCACGGCCATCAGCGGCTCGCCGAAGAGCGTCGGGCGCGGCAGGTTGGCAAGGCCCGAGGCGCCGCCGGTGAAGCTGACCCATTCACGCAGCACATTCACGAAGATCAGCCCGAAGGCGATGGTGATGACGGCGAGATAGACGCCGCGCACGCGCACGGTCGGGAATGCCAGGATGGCGCCCATCAGCGCGGGGATGGCGATGGCGAAGGCCATGCTATCAGCGAAGGAGAAGCCCGCGCGGAGCGAAAGCAACGCCGCCACATGCGCGCCCAATCCATAGAGCGCCGCCTGCCCGAGCGAGACGAGGCCCGCCAGCCCCACCAGCAGATTCAGCCCGATGACGACGATGGCCAGGATCATGGCGCGCATCACCAGGCGCAGCTCATAGCTCGTGGGATAGCGTTCGCCGATCACATCGCCGAGCCAGGGGAAGCCCGCGATCAGCAGGGCCAGGATCAGCAGGGCCAACCAGCCTGCGAGGCGCGCGCTCATACTTTCTGCACCTCACGCCGGCCGAACAGGCCCTGGGGGAAGATCAGCAGCACCAGGATCATCACCGTGAAGCCGATGGCATCCCGTGCCGCGGAGGAGAGATAGGCCTCGATGAATTTTTCCATCACGCCATAGACGAGGCCCGTGATCACCACGCCCGGCGCATTGGAAATCCCCGCGATGATGGCGACGAGGAACCCCTTCAGCCCGACAACCACGCCCATGGAAGAAGAAGCCTGCACGATGGGCGCCACCAGGAACCCCGCCAGCGCGCCAATGCCGCCGGCCAGCGCGAAGGCCAGCATGGTGATGCGGTCCGCATCAATGCCAACGAGCCCGGCCGCCACGCGGTTATAGGCGACGGCGCGCATGGCGCGGCCCAGCACGGTGCGGCGGTAAAACCCTTCCAGCGAGAAGGTCAGCCCCAGCAGCACCACGGGGATCAGCAATTCCTGCCAGTAGATGCCGGCGCCGCCGATGCGCAAAGGCTGCTCCACCAGCGGCGTGGGCATGGCGCGGCCGAGCGGGCCATAGGTCGCGGTGGTGAAGCTCTCGATCATGGTGCCGACCGCGATGGTGGTCAGCATCCAGCCGATGGCATTGGCCTCGCGGTTGAAGGGACGGACGAAGACGCGTTCAATCACGGCACCTGATAAGGCCGCAATCAGGATGGCGCCCGCCGCCGCCATGGGCAGCGGCAGGCCCAATTCGCGCAGAACGACGGTCAGCACGCCGCCCAGCATGAAGATGTCGCCGAAGGTGAAGTTGACGGCCTTGGCGGCACTCCACATCACGTAGAAGCCGAGCGCGATCATCCCGTAGATCGCGCCCGCCGAGAGCCCCGTCAGGAGGTATTGCA from Sediminicoccus sp. KRV36 encodes the following:
- a CDS encoding branched-chain amino acid ABC transporter permease is translated as MEALLQYLLTGLSAGAIYGMIALGFYVMWSAAKAVNFTFGDIFMLGGVLTVVLRELGLPLPMAAAGAILIAALSGAVIERVFVRPFNREANAIGWMLTTIAVGTMIESFTTATYGPLGRAMPTPLVEQPLRIGGAGIYWQELLIPVVLLGLTFSLEGFYRRTVLGRAMRAVAYNRVAAGLVGIDADRITMLAFALAGGIGALAGFLVAPIVQASSSMGVVVGLKGFLVAIIAGISNAPGVVITGLVYGVMEKFIEAYLSSAARDAIGFTVMILVLLIFPQGLFGRREVQKV
- a CDS encoding ABC transporter ATP-binding protein encodes the protein MNPILTVTGLRVSYGRIEALRGVDIQVGQGEFVGIIGSNGAGKTSMLRAITGVVKPAGGSVSFAGADTTGEPSHRMVARGLAMVPEGRMVFADQSVRDNLVLGAYSRIKQDPRGVAEDIEKTLTMFPRLGERIDQQAGTLSGGEQQMLAIARGLLSRPRLLVIDELSLGLAPKILDMLFPVLIALNKEGLSILLVEQMASYALAVTDRTYVMENGRVLMDGRSADLAHDERVLDAYLGRRH
- a CDS encoding class I SAM-dependent methyltransferase, which translates into the protein MSTSLAWDERYTGGTFQFGTAPNEYLRAQAWRFRPGMATLALGDGEGRNGVWLAKLGLAVTTLDWSSVAVGKAQAFADARGVPLDARQADVSQWDWPEAQYDLIAWIYLHLPPEDRAIATAGCLRALKPGGMLVLECFSPAQEGRRSGGPKIPALLWDRAIIEREFAGLEVLELTEGAVRLDEGPRHQGLAEVVRCVLRKG
- a CDS encoding tripartite tricarboxylate transporter substrate binding protein, with product MNIQRRALLATPMLATPAVAQAFPARPIRLIVGFPPGGGSDLVARPIAQRMSESLGQPVLVENRGGANGNLGLDAVAKSAPDGYTFGHVNNAVIAVNPLLYRNLPFDSVRDFMPIALATVGGLFFMVPAELGVRTLPEFVAMARARPGQLNFGSAGQGSITQLAFELFAQQSATTIEVVHYRGSAPALQDMLGGRVQFMIDGINLAKPQVDAGRVRAIAFLGGTERHPLLPDVPTAAEQGMPNLVVRGWQGFVGRAGTPEPILEALQNAIRDAVNDPGVQGIFNSQGIIPRYQDRATMGRLIREETATWQPIIQRLGLRLD
- a CDS encoding branched-chain amino acid ABC transporter ATP-binding protein/permease, with the protein product MSARLAGWLALLILALLIAGFPWLGDVIGERYPTSYELRLVMRAMILAIVVIGLNLLVGLAGLVSLGQAALYGLGAHVAALLSLRAGFSFADSMAFAIAIPALMGAILAFPTVRVRGVYLAVITIAFGLIFVNVLREWVSFTGGASGLANLPRPTLFGEPLMAVRRTNFNYYYLILSCLLLAVWAQYAITFSRYGRAMRAAAQSENAARALGINVVGIRTLAFSISAGFAGLGGGLFANLALFVNYETFTFNTSIELLLMVILGGSGTMAGPLIGTSVLFMATQFLQGLGQWQTFGYGLLLALVLFVMPKGIVGSLSALRARVMSKSRPRATGAWPNWGPGLEQVTARPDEQGQATLIAQGVTLRFGGLTAVNNVNMEVGAGTVHALIGPNGAGKSSLLNVISGFYKASEGKVTLFGNALNNAAPYALARLGVARSFQNTELFTQMSVLENVLVGAHPHFRSGFAETVLRLPRFHREERAARAEALRLLDFVGLSEFADEQAGNLPFGHQRRLEIARALALRPKLLLLDEPAAGLTHGEIGDLVALIRGLADRGMTVILVEHHVDMIMAVSDRVTVLDYGEVIADGPVSEVQSNPKVIEAYFGQGALPVREGAA